The following coding sequences are from one Sphingobium sp. Cam5-1 window:
- a CDS encoding glutaminyl-peptide cyclotransferase codes for MKHFLLALLGAFGIAVPAWADTPWTLVKAYPHDPKAFTEGLFFHDGALYESTGLEGQSEIRKVSLEDGKVLESRTLAPQYFGEGIVNWKDRLISLTWRHRQGFVWKLNDFSPISQFRYEGEGWGLTQDGHHLIMSDGTSQLRFIDPETLGETRRITVTLHGRPIERLNELEYVKGELWANIWYDTRIARIDPATGNVIDWIDIAPLIRESGVADSEAVPNGIAYDQKRDRIFVTGKYWPKLFEIRLQKQSRDAR; via the coding sequence ATGAAGCACTTCCTGCTCGCCCTGCTCGGGGCTTTCGGCATCGCCGTACCCGCATGGGCCGACACTCCCTGGACGCTGGTCAAAGCCTATCCTCACGATCCCAAAGCCTTTACCGAGGGCCTCTTCTTCCATGACGGCGCCCTCTACGAAAGCACCGGGCTTGAAGGCCAATCGGAAATCCGCAAGGTCTCGCTTGAGGACGGCAAGGTCCTCGAAAGCCGCACCCTCGCGCCGCAATATTTCGGCGAAGGCATCGTCAACTGGAAAGACCGGCTGATCAGCCTGACCTGGCGCCATCGTCAGGGCTTCGTCTGGAAACTCAATGACTTCTCGCCCATTTCCCAGTTTCGCTATGAAGGCGAAGGCTGGGGCCTGACCCAGGACGGCCACCACCTCATCATGAGCGACGGCACATCGCAGCTTCGCTTCATCGACCCCGAAACGCTTGGCGAAACGCGCCGCATCACCGTGACCCTCCACGGACGTCCGATCGAGCGCCTGAACGAACTGGAATATGTGAAGGGCGAGCTATGGGCGAACATCTGGTATGACACGCGCATCGCCCGGATCGATCCCGCGACCGGCAATGTCATAGACTGGATCGACATAGCCCCCCTCATCCGGGAAAGCGGCGTCGCTGATAGCGAAGCTGTGCCCAACGGCATCGCCTATGACCAAAAGCGCGACCGCATCTTCGTCACGGGGAAATATTGGCCAAAGCTGTTTGAGATACGCCTGCAAAAGCAAAGCAGGGACGCGCGCTAA
- a CDS encoding DUF808 domain-containing protein, which translates to MPSGLIALLDDVAGIAKLTATSLDDVAAAAGKAGSKAAGVVIDDAAVTPRYVMGLTPDRELPIIWKIARGSLRNKLLFLLPAALLLSAFAPWLLPPLLMLGGAFLCFEAVEKLLEAIEGGHDVAQEALATHSSQELEDQKVSGAIRTDFILSGEIMAIALGTVAAEPLWEQALILIVVAILITVGVYGVVGFIVKMDDIGLHLTDRPSPTARSVGRGLVHAMPILMKILSVVGTAAMLWVGGGLIVHGLHEFHWDLIPGAIHHVAQSVAATAPAIGPFLDWTITAIGGAIVGLVIGGIIVAVLHLFKKH; encoded by the coding sequence ATGCCTTCGGGTCTCATCGCGCTGCTCGACGACGTAGCGGGAATAGCCAAGCTCACAGCCACCTCCCTAGACGATGTTGCCGCAGCCGCAGGCAAGGCCGGGTCCAAGGCGGCCGGGGTGGTCATTGACGATGCGGCGGTGACGCCCCGCTATGTCATGGGGCTGACGCCGGATCGCGAGCTTCCGATCATCTGGAAGATCGCGCGCGGGTCGCTGCGCAACAAGCTGCTGTTCCTGCTGCCCGCCGCCCTGCTGCTGAGCGCTTTCGCTCCTTGGCTTCTCCCACCATTGCTGATGCTCGGCGGCGCATTCCTCTGCTTTGAGGCCGTCGAAAAGCTGCTGGAGGCAATTGAGGGCGGGCATGACGTCGCGCAGGAAGCGCTCGCCACCCACAGTTCACAGGAGCTGGAGGACCAGAAGGTCTCGGGCGCCATCCGCACCGACTTCATCCTTTCGGGCGAGATCATGGCGATCGCGCTCGGCACCGTGGCGGCAGAACCGCTTTGGGAACAGGCGCTGATCCTGATCGTGGTCGCGATCCTCATCACTGTAGGCGTCTATGGCGTCGTCGGCTTTATCGTAAAGATGGACGACATCGGCCTGCACCTCACCGACCGCCCGTCGCCAACAGCGCGCAGCGTGGGACGCGGGCTGGTTCATGCCATGCCGATCCTGATGAAGATCCTGTCCGTGGTTGGTACGGCCGCCATGTTGTGGGTCGGCGGCGGCCTGATCGTTCACGGGTTGCATGAGTTCCACTGGGATCTGATCCCCGGCGCCATCCACCATGTTGCGCAAAGCGTTGCGGCCACTGCCCCAGCCATCGGGCCTTTCCTGGATTGGACCATAACCGCGATCGGCGGCGCCATCGTCGGGCTGGTGATCGGCGGGATCATCGTTGCGGTGCTGCACCTGTTCAAAAAGCATTGA
- the crcB gene encoding fluoride efflux transporter CrcB: MNNILLVMGGGAVGALARYQLGRFAGHMLPGVQWPWGTFAANVLGGFAMGLLAGWLARFGSASGEALRLLLAVGLLGGFTTFSSFSLETVLMIERGQLGMAMSYAALSVIAAVGALVLGLGMMRSVA; encoded by the coding sequence ATGAACAATATCCTCCTTGTCATGGGCGGCGGCGCGGTTGGCGCGCTGGCACGCTACCAGCTGGGCCGCTTTGCCGGTCACATGCTGCCGGGTGTGCAGTGGCCCTGGGGCACCTTTGCCGCCAATGTGCTGGGCGGTTTTGCCATGGGTCTGCTTGCGGGCTGGCTGGCGCGGTTCGGCAGCGCATCGGGGGAGGCCCTGCGGCTGTTGCTGGCGGTGGGACTGCTTGGCGGGTTTACTACCTTCTCCTCCTTCAGCCTGGAAACCGTGCTGATGATCGAGCGCGGGCAGCTGGGCATGGCGATGAGCTATGCCGCCCTGTCAGTCATCGCGGCGGTCGGCGCGCTGGTCCTTGGCCTTGGCATGATGCGGAGCGTGGCATGA
- the ygfZ gene encoding CAF17-like 4Fe-4S cluster assembly/insertion protein YgfZ: MTGTTLTDRALLRISGEEARSFLQGLLTRDVLTLKADEPRWTGLLTPQGKALYDFILWADGDDVLIDCEVAQADALAKRLTLYRLRRKVTIAREDSLAVHWSLAATDKPLDPRLANLGHRWLAPPASDDASAAFRAHRLSLGVFEGADELGQDQTLWLETNAGELHGVDFDKGCYVGQENTARMHYRSKVNRRLVAVPLANADEKRQRAALPDLNLSIELRRVEDIDPATLPPWLAAAIAEQAAE, translated from the coding sequence ATGACCGGCACCACCCTAACCGACCGCGCGCTACTCAGAATTTCAGGTGAGGAGGCGCGGTCCTTCCTGCAAGGCCTGCTGACCCGCGACGTCCTGACGCTCAAGGCGGACGAACCACGCTGGACCGGCCTGCTCACGCCGCAGGGCAAGGCACTGTACGACTTCATTCTATGGGCGGACGGCGACGATGTGCTGATCGATTGCGAGGTGGCACAGGCCGACGCGCTGGCCAAGCGGCTCACCCTCTACCGCCTGCGCCGTAAGGTGACGATTGCACGGGAGGATTCACTCGCGGTCCACTGGTCGCTCGCAGCCACTGACAAGCCCCTCGACCCGCGCCTCGCTAACCTCGGCCATCGCTGGCTCGCTCCGCCCGCGTCGGACGACGCCTCCGCCGCCTTCCGCGCGCACCGCCTGTCGCTCGGCGTTTTCGAAGGCGCGGATGAACTCGGCCAGGACCAAACGCTATGGCTGGAAACCAATGCAGGCGAACTGCATGGCGTCGACTTCGACAAGGGCTGCTATGTCGGTCAGGAAAACACCGCCCGCATGCATTATCGCAGCAAGGTGAACCGCCGCCTTGTCGCCGTGCCCTTGGCCAACGCTGACGAGAAACGCCAACGCGCCGCCCTCCCCGACCTTAACCTGTCCATCGAACTGCGCCGCGTCGAAGACATCGATCCCGCGACCCTGCCCCCATGGCTCGCCGCCGCGATCGCGGAGCAAGCTGCCGAATGA
- a CDS encoding MATE family efflux transporter, which yields MQNLRTPQTHSPWRVEAVALLALALPMIAGNVAWAGIAATDLLLIGRLGAQSVAAGALAINLFQTLLIFGMGLVTAAAPLIANERGRRRHSVRDVRRTVQQTLRAAFFFVLPAWALLWHSEAILLAMGQQPDLAHQAGVMMRGLQWALLPFLAFSTLRNFMSALERPVWAVVVMLLAIPFNLLAGWVLIFGKLGMPALGLLGAGLASTLSSCFLFLSLLAVILIDRRFRRYRVMGRFWTGDRDRHRAVWALGLPIAITVGFETTVFNASAILMGLIGRDSLAAHAVAIQIAALLFMVPMGIGQAATVRVGLAQGRGDAAEIGRAGWLALLLGFGFALAAAILLITVPRLLIGAFLDLTDPANARTAALAVSFLAVAALFQLVDATQAVAAGVLRGLHDTKVPMIFALIGYWIIGMGVGTVLAFPLGMNGLGIWLGLASGLGAVAMLLLIRWTMRERLGLVSSS from the coding sequence ATGCAGAACTTAAGAACGCCCCAAACCCATTCCCCCTGGCGTGTAGAGGCCGTCGCCCTGCTCGCCCTTGCGCTGCCGATGATCGCGGGGAATGTCGCCTGGGCAGGGATAGCCGCGACCGACCTATTGCTGATCGGCCGTCTGGGCGCGCAAAGTGTGGCGGCGGGCGCGCTCGCCATCAACCTGTTCCAGACCCTGCTCATATTCGGCATGGGCCTTGTCACCGCCGCCGCGCCGCTGATCGCCAATGAACGTGGCCGCCGTCGCCATTCCGTCCGCGACGTGCGCCGCACGGTCCAACAGACGCTGCGCGCCGCCTTTTTCTTCGTACTGCCCGCCTGGGCACTGCTCTGGCATAGCGAAGCCATCCTTCTGGCCATGGGGCAACAGCCTGACCTTGCCCATCAGGCCGGAGTCATGATGCGCGGGCTGCAATGGGCGCTGCTTCCCTTCCTCGCCTTCTCGACGCTGCGCAATTTCATGTCGGCGCTGGAGCGGCCGGTCTGGGCCGTGGTCGTCATGCTGCTTGCCATACCCTTCAACCTCTTGGCGGGCTGGGTTCTGATCTTTGGCAAGCTGGGCATGCCAGCCCTTGGCCTACTGGGCGCGGGCCTCGCCAGCACCCTCTCCTCCTGTTTCCTTTTCTTGAGCCTTCTGGCGGTGATCCTGATCGACCGGCGCTTCCGCCGCTATCGGGTGATGGGTCGCTTCTGGACCGGCGACAGGGACCGGCATCGCGCCGTCTGGGCGCTCGGCCTGCCTATCGCGATCACAGTCGGTTTTGAAACCACCGTCTTCAACGCCTCGGCCATCCTCATGGGCCTCATCGGCCGCGATTCCCTCGCCGCGCATGCCGTCGCGATTCAGATCGCCGCGCTTCTATTCATGGTGCCCATGGGCATAGGTCAGGCGGCCACGGTACGAGTCGGCCTCGCTCAGGGGCGCGGCGATGCTGCCGAAATCGGACGCGCTGGCTGGCTCGCCCTCCTGCTGGGCTTCGGGTTCGCGCTGGCCGCCGCCATCCTGCTTATCACCGTGCCCCGTCTGCTGATCGGCGCCTTCCTCGACCTCACCGATCCCGCAAACGCTCGAACGGCGGCGCTGGCCGTCAGCTTCCTCGCCGTAGCCGCGCTGTTTCAACTGGTGGATGCCACACAGGCGGTCGCCGCCGGTGTTTTACGCGGCCTGCACGATACGAAGGTGCCGATGATCTTCGCGCTGATCGGCTACTGGATCATCGGCATGGGCGTGGGAACAGTCCTCGCTTTCCCGCTCGGGATGAATGGCCTCGGCATATGGTTGGGCCTCGCCAGCGGCCTTGGTGCGGTTGCGATGCTACTGCTCATACGCTGGACGATGCGGGAACGGCTGGGCCTCGTCAGCTCATCCTGA
- a CDS encoding ABC transporter ATP-binding protein: MASIITVSGLKKSYASGFQALKGINLEIEEGEIFALLGPNGAGKTTMISIICGNVRPSGGTVTVAGHDIVRDYRGSRSAIGLVPQELHTDAFERVIDTVRFSRGLFGKPRDDAHIEKVLRDLSLWDKRNNKMLELSGGMKRRVMIAKALSHEPRVLFLDEPTAGVDVELRRDMWKLIGELRQTGVTIILTTHYIEEAEEMADRVGVINNGELILVEEKTALMKKLGKKSLTVALNQPLHRLPAELGQWDLSLKSDGHEIEYIFDTRAERTGVSSLLRTLGDLGIGYKDLNTQQSSLEDIFVSLVHQEKAA, encoded by the coding sequence ATGGCGTCCATCATTACCGTATCCGGGCTGAAGAAAAGCTACGCATCGGGTTTTCAGGCACTTAAGGGCATCAATCTGGAGATTGAGGAGGGCGAGATTTTCGCCCTGCTAGGCCCCAATGGCGCGGGCAAGACGACGATGATCTCCATCATCTGCGGCAATGTGCGGCCCAGCGGTGGGACAGTGACCGTCGCCGGACATGACATCGTGCGCGACTACCGCGGGTCGCGCTCCGCGATCGGACTGGTTCCGCAGGAGTTGCACACCGACGCGTTCGAGCGGGTGATCGACACGGTGCGCTTTTCCCGTGGACTGTTCGGCAAGCCGCGCGACGATGCGCATATCGAAAAGGTGCTGCGCGACCTGTCGCTTTGGGACAAGCGCAACAATAAGATGCTGGAACTGTCCGGCGGTATGAAGCGGCGCGTTATGATCGCCAAGGCACTGAGCCATGAACCGCGCGTGCTGTTTCTGGACGAGCCGACCGCTGGCGTGGACGTCGAACTGCGCCGGGACATGTGGAAGCTGATCGGCGAGCTGCGGCAGACCGGGGTGACCATCATTCTGACCACCCATTATATCGAGGAAGCCGAGGAAATGGCCGACCGGGTGGGCGTGATCAACAATGGGGAGCTGATCCTGGTCGAGGAAAAGACGGCGCTGATGAAGAAGCTGGGCAAGAAGAGCCTGACCGTGGCGCTTAACCAGCCGCTGCACCGGCTTCCGGCGGAACTGGGCCAATGGGATTTGTCGCTCAAGTCCGATGGCCACGAGATCGAGTATATTTTCGATACGCGAGCGGAGCGAACCGGCGTTTCGTCATTACTGCGGACGCTGGGCGACCTGGGCATAGGCTATAAGGACCTCAACACGCAGCAGAGCAGCCTGGAGGATATTTTCGTCAGCCTGGTCCATCAGGAGAAGGCGGCATGA
- a CDS encoding ABC transporter permease, protein MSGFNYRAIWSIYKFELHRFSRTLLTGLLVPVITTSLYFVVFGGAIGSRMTQIDGIDYAAFIVPGLIMMSMFTESIFNASFGIYMPKFAGTIYELLSAPVSATETVIAYVGAAATKALSVGMIIFVTAHLFVDVHVEHPIAMVAFMVLIAISFCLFGFILGIWAQSFEQLQVIPLLLIMPMTFLGGAFYSVHMLPEPWRTVTLFNPIVYLVSGFRWTFFGRGDVGIEFSLLFIAAMLAVCLAVIGWVFRTGYRLKK, encoded by the coding sequence ATGAGCGGCTTTAATTATCGGGCGATCTGGTCGATCTACAAATTCGAACTGCACCGGTTCAGCCGCACATTGCTGACCGGGTTGCTGGTGCCGGTGATCACGACATCGCTGTATTTTGTAGTATTCGGCGGCGCGATCGGGTCGCGGATGACGCAGATTGACGGCATCGACTATGCGGCGTTCATCGTGCCCGGCCTCATCATGATGTCGATGTTCACTGAAAGCATCTTCAACGCGAGCTTCGGCATCTACATGCCCAAATTCGCGGGCACCATTTACGAGCTGCTTTCCGCCCCGGTATCGGCGACGGAAACGGTGATCGCCTATGTCGGCGCGGCGGCGACCAAGGCGTTGAGCGTGGGCATGATCATATTCGTGACGGCGCATCTTTTCGTGGATGTCCATGTCGAGCATCCGATTGCCATGGTGGCATTCATGGTGCTGATCGCGATCAGTTTCTGCCTGTTCGGGTTCATCCTGGGCATCTGGGCGCAGAGCTTTGAGCAATTGCAGGTTATCCCGCTGCTGCTGATCATGCCCATGACCTTTCTGGGCGGCGCTTTCTATTCGGTGCATATGCTGCCCGAGCCGTGGCGTACGGTGACGCTGTTCAACCCGATCGTCTATCTGGTGTCGGGCTTCCGCTGGACCTTTTTCGGCCGGGGTGACGTGGGGATCGAGTTCAGCCTGTTGTTCATCGCCGCGATGCTGGCGGTGTGCCTGGCGGTTATCGGATGGGTATTCCGTACCGGCTATCGGCTGAAGAAATGA
- a CDS encoding dihydroorotase produces MSQNFDLILKNGTVHTPGGSEQTDVGVRGGKVVAIGSSLGDAGEVIDCTGLDVLPGCIDSQVHFREPGLEHKEDLESGSRSAVLGGITSVFEMPNTNPNTDSAERVHDKLARAHHRMWCDHAFYVGATADNAEALKELERIPGTAGVKIFMGASTGSLLVDDDAALSRVLASGTRRVAIHAEDEARMNARKDLRVDGDPSSHPVWRDDESAMIATKRIIGLARQARRRIHILHVTTPAELEYIAGHKDIATCEVTPQHLTLAAEDAYPRLGTYAQMNPPIRSASHRDGLWHWLNQGVPDVLGSDHAPHTIEEKAKAYPGSPSGMPGVQTLVPLLLNHVAEGRLSLRRFIELTSSGPQRVFGLVGKGRIALGYDADFTVVDLKKRWTVGSDWLSSRCNWSPFEGMDLTGKAVGTIVRGNRVMWEDTLANEAVGEAVRFEATEFA; encoded by the coding sequence ATGTCCCAGAATTTCGACCTGATCCTGAAGAACGGCACTGTCCACACGCCCGGGGGGTCCGAGCAGACCGATGTCGGCGTGCGCGGCGGCAAGGTTGTGGCGATCGGGTCTTCGCTAGGCGATGCGGGCGAGGTGATCGACTGCACGGGGCTGGACGTGCTGCCCGGCTGCATCGACAGCCAGGTGCATTTCCGCGAGCCGGGCCTTGAACATAAGGAAGACCTTGAATCAGGCAGCCGATCCGCCGTGCTGGGCGGGATCACTTCTGTGTTCGAGATGCCGAACACCAACCCCAATACGGACAGCGCCGAACGCGTGCATGACAAGCTGGCCCGCGCCCACCATCGCATGTGGTGCGACCATGCTTTTTATGTCGGCGCGACGGCGGACAATGCCGAAGCGCTGAAGGAACTGGAGCGTATTCCCGGCACAGCGGGGGTGAAGATCTTCATGGGCGCATCGACCGGCAGTTTGCTGGTGGATGATGACGCGGCGCTGTCGCGTGTATTGGCAAGCGGCACGCGGCGCGTCGCCATCCATGCCGAGGATGAGGCGCGGATGAATGCGCGCAAGGATTTGCGGGTCGATGGCGATCCTTCCTCCCATCCTGTGTGGCGCGATGATGAAAGCGCAATGATCGCGACGAAGCGGATCATTGGTCTTGCCCGTCAGGCGCGTCGGCGCATCCATATCCTGCATGTGACGACGCCTGCGGAGCTGGAATATATCGCCGGGCATAAGGATATCGCCACTTGCGAAGTGACGCCGCAGCATCTGACGCTGGCGGCGGAGGATGCCTATCCCCGGCTTGGCACCTATGCGCAGATGAACCCGCCGATCCGATCGGCCTCGCACCGGGACGGCCTGTGGCACTGGCTCAATCAGGGCGTGCCCGATGTGCTGGGCAGCGACCATGCGCCGCATACGATCGAGGAGAAAGCGAAAGCCTATCCCGGATCGCCCAGCGGCATGCCGGGCGTCCAGACGCTGGTGCCGTTGCTGCTCAACCATGTGGCGGAAGGGCGTTTATCACTGCGGCGGTTTATCGAGCTGACCTCTTCCGGGCCGCAGCGGGTGTTCGGGCTTGTCGGCAAGGGGCGGATCGCGCTTGGCTATGATGCCGACTTTACAGTGGTGGACCTCAAGAAGCGGTGGACGGTGGGCAGCGATTGGCTCTCCTCACGCTGCAATTGGTCACCCTTTGAAGGCATGGACCTCACCGGCAAGGCCGTGGGGACGATCGTGCGCGGGAATCGGGTCATGTGGGAAGATACGCTGGCCAATGAAGCGGTGGGCGAAGCCGTGCGTTTCGAGGCGACCGAGTTCGCCTGA
- the rarD gene encoding EamA family transporter RarD, protein MNPHDQQLRTGLIAAVAAYGLWGLLPIFFKLLHAVTPVEVVAQRVIWSLVLIIGVLAARRNLGALGAALRDRRIVLPLAASALFIGFNWLVYVWSVNNGHVIAASLGYFLNPLVNVALGVLVLKERLRRGQAIAITIAAVGVAIMAAAALTTLWISVGLAVSFALYGLVRKLTPVAPMVGLGAETLLLAPLALAYLLWLWGHGGISFGQDSYTSSLLIFSGALTTVPLILFAMAAQRLPLTTLGLIQYLAPTLQFLCGVLLYGEKLTQGQMISFALIWLGLILFATDSLAAARKNRLAAA, encoded by the coding sequence CTGAACCCGCATGATCAGCAGCTAAGGACTGGCCTGATCGCTGCGGTGGCGGCCTATGGCCTCTGGGGCCTGCTGCCCATCTTTTTCAAGCTGCTCCACGCCGTGACCCCGGTCGAGGTGGTGGCGCAGCGGGTCATATGGTCGCTCGTCCTGATCATCGGCGTACTCGCGGCACGGCGGAACCTGGGCGCGCTTGGGGCAGCATTGCGCGACAGGCGGATCGTCCTGCCCCTCGCCGCTTCCGCGCTGTTCATCGGCTTCAACTGGCTGGTCTATGTTTGGTCGGTCAATAACGGCCACGTCATCGCTGCCAGCCTTGGCTATTTCCTCAATCCACTGGTCAATGTGGCCCTTGGCGTTCTGGTGCTGAAGGAAAGACTGCGGCGTGGGCAGGCCATCGCCATCACGATCGCTGCGGTGGGTGTCGCCATCATGGCGGCGGCGGCCTTGACCACCCTGTGGATCAGCGTCGGTCTGGCGGTCAGCTTTGCCTTGTACGGCCTCGTCCGTAAATTGACCCCGGTTGCGCCGATGGTCGGGCTGGGCGCGGAAACGCTGCTGCTCGCGCCGCTCGCTCTTGCATATCTGCTATGGCTGTGGGGCCATGGTGGCATCAGCTTTGGGCAGGACAGCTATACCAGCAGCCTTCTGATCTTCTCGGGCGCCTTGACGACGGTGCCGCTGATCCTGTTCGCCATGGCTGCGCAGCGCCTGCCGCTTACGACGCTCGGCCTCATCCAATATCTCGCGCCCACGCTGCAATTCCTGTGCGGCGTACTGCTCTATGGCGAGAAACTGACGCAGGGCCAGATGATCAGCTTCGCGCTGATCTGGCTGGGCCTTATCCTGTTCGCAACCGACAGCCTCGCCGCCGCCCGCAAGAACAGGCTGGCGGCGGCGTAG
- a CDS encoding plasmid stabilization protein encodes MPRGDKGSYTDKQKRKAEHIEEGYEDRGVSRKEAERRAWATVNKESGGGNKSGSGRGKPDTHVSSRKGGRKGGAASAGRSAADRSAAAKKGWETRRKKAAG; translated from the coding sequence ATGCCGCGTGGTGATAAGGGCAGTTATACCGACAAGCAAAAGCGTAAGGCCGAACATATCGAGGAAGGCTATGAGGATCGCGGCGTTTCCCGCAAGGAGGCGGAGCGGCGGGCCTGGGCGACGGTGAACAAGGAATCTGGCGGCGGAAACAAGTCCGGGTCGGGGCGCGGGAAGCCTGACACGCATGTTTCTTCACGCAAAGGCGGTCGGAAGGGCGGTGCCGCTTCGGCTGGGCGGTCGGCGGCGGATCGATCTGCGGCGGCGAAGAAGGGATGGGAAACGCGGCGCAAGAAGGCGGCCGGTTAG